From the Pseudomonas baltica genome, one window contains:
- a CDS encoding LLM class flavin-dependent oxidoreductase: MSQRQLHLGAILTGVGTDQQDWLHPEIPGDASVNIDWYKQQARAAEAAKFDFVFIVDSPYITPDSAPHYLNRLEPLTLLSALAGATDKIGLVATLTTSYTEPFNVARQFASLDQISHGRAGWNVVTTGLEGAAGNFGLEQHIDHGERYRKAREHVAVVRGLWDSYEDDAFPRDKARKHFLDTRKQHRLDHRGEFFSVAGPLNLARSVQGQPVIFQAGISESGRRLAADIAEGIFAGVDNFEDAQEYYGDIKRRAAQAGRDPDQVLLFPGIRPIIADTDEQALAIAQELFGEIDLAKALVQLGRPFNYHDFTQYPLDGPFPELGELGENGYRGHAEHIKRVARERNLTVRQAALRFAQPFAGFVGSALTVANEIERWFVQGAVDGFNIRVSAPSEFARFTDEVVPILRERGLFRSEYSASTLRGHLGIDVPRNRHSAGMIELPEVAQPA, from the coding sequence ATGAGTCAACGTCAATTGCACCTGGGTGCCATCCTGACCGGAGTCGGCACCGACCAGCAGGATTGGCTGCACCCCGAGATCCCCGGGGATGCCAGCGTCAATATCGACTGGTACAAACAACAGGCGCGCGCGGCGGAGGCGGCCAAGTTCGACTTCGTGTTCATCGTCGACAGCCCCTACATCACCCCGGACTCCGCCCCCCACTACCTCAACCGTCTGGAGCCACTGACCCTGCTGTCGGCGCTGGCCGGCGCTACCGACAAGATCGGCCTGGTGGCCACCCTCACCACGTCCTACACCGAACCCTTCAATGTCGCCCGCCAGTTCGCCTCCCTGGACCAGATCAGCCACGGCCGTGCCGGCTGGAACGTAGTCACCACCGGGCTGGAAGGCGCGGCAGGCAACTTCGGCCTCGAACAGCACATCGACCATGGCGAGCGTTATCGCAAGGCGCGCGAACATGTGGCCGTAGTGCGAGGGCTGTGGGACAGCTATGAGGACGACGCCTTCCCCCGCGACAAGGCGCGCAAGCACTTTCTCGACACCCGCAAGCAACACCGCCTGGACCACCGCGGCGAGTTTTTCTCGGTCGCCGGGCCCTTGAACCTGGCGCGTTCGGTACAGGGTCAACCGGTCATCTTCCAGGCGGGCATCTCGGAATCCGGACGACGCCTGGCGGCGGATATTGCCGAAGGTATTTTTGCCGGTGTCGACAATTTCGAAGATGCCCAGGAGTACTACGGCGATATCAAGCGCCGCGCTGCGCAAGCCGGGCGCGACCCGGATCAGGTGCTGCTGTTCCCCGGTATTCGGCCGATCATCGCCGACACCGACGAGCAGGCCCTGGCCATTGCGCAAGAGTTGTTTGGCGAGATCGATCTGGCCAAGGCCCTGGTGCAACTGGGCCGGCCGTTCAACTACCACGACTTTACTCAGTACCCCCTCGACGGGCCCTTCCCTGAACTCGGAGAACTGGGTGAAAACGGCTATCGCGGCCACGCCGAACACATCAAGCGGGTCGCTCGCGAACGCAATCTCACGGTGCGCCAAGCCGCACTGCGCTTCGCTCAGCCGTTTGCAGGCTTCGTTGGCTCGGCGTTGACGGTGGCCAACGAAATCGAGCGCTGGTTCGTGCAAGGAGCTGTCGACGGTTTCAATATTCGCGTGAGCGCGCCGAGTGAGTTTGCGCGTTTTACTGACGAAGTCGTGCCGATTTTGCGTGAGCGCGGGCTGTTCCGTAGCGAGTACAGCGCCAGCACACTGCGCGGCCACTTGGGCATTGATGTGCCGCGTAACCGGCATAGCGCCGGGATGATCGAGCTTCCCGAGGTCGCGCAACCGGCTTGA